The DNA segment CCTTATCATGGCTTTGGCGCTCATCGTCATCGGGCCGGACAAACTCCCCGACCTTGCAAGATCTTTGGCCAAAGGGCTCATGGATTTGAAAAAGACCGCAGAAAGTCTGAAAACCTCTTTTGCCGAGGAGGGAAATCCTTTGAGCGATATCCGTCCCGAGTTGGAAGAAGCGGCAAACTCACTCAAAAATAACCTCATTGATGTGACACCCGGTGGAGTACTTGATCTCCCCTCATCTACGGGTGATACATCACCAGCCGATATGGCAGCCGAAGCGTACCAGGAGCTTCTAAAACAGACTGGTCGCACGCCTCAACACAATGGTGGCACACCTGAAAGCAGCGTTCAAATGGAAAACCTAGTATCAGATTTGCCTGATCCTAAAGATATCTCTCCGCCCGATCAGACTGTAAAAACAGGCAACTAGCCTCCACACAAACAATGGCAAATTATAACCTGCAAAGCTCAATTCCAGCTCTCGAAAGAAGCCTTGAACTGTTTCGCCCACATCACTTGGAATTCAGGCGTCGGCTTATCAAGATCGCGCTGGCAATTGTCAGCTGCACCATTGTGGCGTATATATTTGTCGAAAAAATTGCCGCTTTCTGTATTGCCCCCCTTTTTGCCGCAAGTCCATTGGTTTACCGGCTCGTTTACACACATCTTCCCGATGCCTTTATCGCCTACATCAAACTCGCCTTCCTTGTAGGGTTAATAACCAGTATGCCCATAGGCCTTTACCAACTTTGGCTTTTTATTGCTCCAGGGCTTAAAAAAAATGAAAAAAGACTGGCGGTTACTGTAGTATTTTGGGCTATGCTGCTTTTCACCGGCGGGGCCTGTTTTGCCTTTTTTGTGGTGTTGCCCAAGATGCTCGTGTACTTCATGAGCTACGCCAATGAGAACCTTGAGCCCCTGCCGAAACTCAGCCTGTACCTTACATTCGTAGCCAGAACCATTCTTGCCTTTGGCATCTCATTTCAAATACCATTCTTAATGGTTATGTCCGGGAAGGCCAACCTTGTTCGCCCCAGCTACTTCAAACAAAAACGGACCTATTTTTATATTGCCATTATCATCCTATCCTTCCTCCTCACTGCAGGAGATTTCATGGCCACGGCCCTCCTCGCTATTCCTCTTTTCATGCTTTACGAAGGAGGTGTTTTTTTAACCACCCTCTTCACCCGTAAAAAGACCCCAGCCGAAAAAACGGAATAGCTGCTTACAGTGTGACGATTCTCAATGCCGGGCATTTCCCCATGTTCAAGAGCCGGCCACCGCGGATCACCTCTCTGGTTGGGACTAACCGATCTCCTGTTTAAGCAGACAACAAGATATCTTGTACAGTGGCCTGCCCTGTGCGTCGTATTCGATATTATCTGACTGAAGCAATTTATTCATGACACAACCCTCGACAATATCGAGGCGAAAGAATTTGTCTTCCGTTAAGCCTTCATTCTTTATGAGACGATTGTCTTCGATCCTAAAGGTATTAATCGGATAATCTTCACACAAAGGACACTGATAAACCCGGCCATTAGGGAAGATAAAGAAATTTTCCGCGACATTCCCAGCGCATTCGAACTTCTCATTCGTGCCAAGAAAAACCTGCGGATAGGTGACATGAATGCCTTGATCAGCGGCACGGCGCGCGACCTCAGGGACGATTGCAAGCCATTGATCACGACCTACCTGCAGGGTTTGGTCACTTTCGCTTTGCGCCGAATTGCCGCGCATGCCTATTACCTGAATAAAGAACTTCTTCACTTTCAAAGCACCAAGAAGCGGTACCATTGCCTCCAGTGCATTTAGATTCTTTCTGCTTACTGTATAGATAACGCTGACATTAAAGCCTTTGGCAACCGCCTTCCGGATATTGGCGACACACACATCAAAAACCCCATTGCCGCGCAGGGCGTCGTTGGTAGCTGCATCCGGACCATCAAGACTAAAACTCAAGAAATCAAGAAGGTCAGGTGAGGTTTTCTCCAGGAAATCGTGAAACAAGTAGCCATTCGAATCGACGGTCACAAAATATCCGAGTTCTTTTGCTCTTTTTATGGCTTGGGGAAGCCCTTGATGGAGAGTTGGTTCACCTCCTAAAAAAATGAGATTTCCCTTTTTCTCCGGGTCGGCAAACAAGGTCATCCACCTGTCGATCTGCTCCCCGGACAATGTCTCCACACCATGCTGAGCTTTATTTATGTAGCAATGGCGACAGGACAGATTGCATGCGGTAAGGATATGAAAAAACACATTCCTTTCGCCAGGTTTAAACTCAACGGTTCGAGCGATGTTTTTCATCAGCTATTCTCAATCATTCGAGGTTGAAGAAACAATTTCAACATTTAGGCATGCTGCAAGGTATAGGTAGCCAGTAGCGTATCTTGAAGATACCGACAACCAGGGGAGGAAAAAAATTCCTTAAAAAGTGCCATACTCTCTTCCCGTAAAACTGCTCCGATAATAGTTGGCTGCATGTCGCGGTATAAGGGGGAAAGTGATGTCAAGGGCAGGTTCGTTCCACCGCCCATGGCATCCTCGTAACCGTAAACGAATCTTCTCACCCCATTCACCAATAGGGTTGAAAAGCACATGAGACAAGGCTCCATGGTCGAGTATATCGTCACCTCGCCCATGTCCTTGACCTTACCACTAATAATACAGTCCCGAAGGGCCGTAATCTCCGCATGATCGATTTCATTCACTCTACCGTTGGTGTTGCTACGCCTGCCTGTCGCAACGATCCTGCCATCAAGTTCAATCACACATCCAACAGGGAAATCACCTGCCTTCAAAGCCTCGCGTGCTTGCTGTAAGGCCGATTGCATAAATTGTTCATGTGTTGTCATAAAGGTTCGTTCCCAAAGAACTTCTCAAGAAAAGGTCACAACTTTCTGCCAAACCGCAATGCCCCAGGAAAAATTGTCGTCAAGGTATGTTCCTGAACCAAGTCCTGCGATTGCTCCACAAAAGGCACATACATCAGCCGGCAACATGGATTTCTAATGGTCATTTTCGGCAATAGCGGCAACCTTTTAGTCTTATTCAGGGTTGTAGAAGCAAGAACTGTCTTGATTGATTGCTCTGCTTCCTTTTGTGGGAGATTTACCGGATACCTGTTCTCAATCCAACCGTCACGTGCCTTTGGCAGCCGCCGCTGGGAAACCGTCATGTGTGAGGCTATCTGTAAAAACATCTTGGGATTGATCTTGAAAGCTGGAATGACAAAAGAAAGGGGCATTGCATCAAAGCGGCTGTCAACAACCATTGGCTGGTTGGTAAAACGCAGATAATCGCCAAAACTTTGCAATGCCGGTTCTTCGGTAGTAAAAGCTATCTGCCAAAAAGGCAGGTAGTGCGCTGCCGGATCATCTGATTGTATCACCTGCCAAGGCAGAGGTTGAAAGGTAGTACCATTCTCCTGCCAAAGCGATTCACAGTTCTGGCAATGAAGCACAAGGCTATCAGGCTCGCCATTCAGAAGCCCACTGCACCTTGGGCAAATCGTCGAAATGAATTGCGGCTCCCATGCAACCTTGCTGGGACTGATGTGGCCTCTGTGTCTTGTCAATAAGCTCTCAGGTCCTAGAGGTTCGTTTACAATTGCATCGTAGAGTCTTTCTTCGTGGAGATAGCAGGGCAGATAAATGCGGCTGAGCGTTTCTCCTATGAATACCCGATGATAAAATGTCTTGTTACCTTTCCCTGAAAAAACCTCGGTAATCATTCCTGCATGGGTAAATGCCGCTTCAGTAGGTACCGATTGCTTGACAAAGGCCCCCTGAAACCGTGCGACCACAGGTTGAAGCCTCATTGCCTGAGGTCGCAGACCAAGGGAAACCGGCAATTTTTCTTCATCAATGCCAATGCGAGTGGTATCGACAATCTTATGATCGACTTCCTTTTCTCGAATATAAAAAATAGCTCCTTTAAAACGAAGATAAGGGATATAAAAAAGCTGATCAAATGAGATGTATCCGGGAAGTTTACTGGGTAAAATATACCTCCCCGCACCACTTTCAAGCCGATAGTTCCCGACATCGCAGTATTCACAGCGAATGAACCTGTCGTTTTCAAAGAGGCTTATTGATCCTCCGCAGGATGGACAGTTTTGTTGAATTGTCAGATCCACGACACTTAGCCCAATTTAATACCGCAATCATTGCAGAAGATCGCATTTTCGAGGTTTTCCATGCGGCATTGCGGGCAAATTCTCGGAGATTTCTTTTGATCGGTTGCTTGTCCGCATTGGGAACAAAATTTTGCTTTCGGAGTCAGATTTTTACCGCAATTGGAGCATCGAACCAAGCGTATCAATTGATGGCCGCAAAGCGGGCAAAATCGGGAAGTTCCTGGAATCATGCTGTGACAGTCGGGGCAGTTAACCGTATCGATATGTGGGCTTTGACTGCTAACCGGAGCACTCTCTTGTGTCTGCCGCAAACCAAAAATACTCGGCATCATCAAGCCTAATCCCATTCCAAGCCCCGCCCCTGCTTCTCCCTGATTTTCAGCGGCCTTCTCCATGGCCATGGCGGTTTTCATCTGTAAAAGCTTATCCATATCTTTAATAAGCCCAAGGCGACTTCTGTCGTCTATGGCGTTTTGCACTTCATCCGGTGGAGTTATTGAGGTGATATACAGATGGCTAAGCCGGAGGCCAAAATTGTCGAAGTCTTCAGCAAGTCGTTTCTGCAATTCATCGGAGAGTTGATCAAATTTACCAGGTAAATCTAAGATTGAGTCGAGGGTCTGCCCCAAATAATCATTAAATCTGGAAACAATCATCATTTTCAGATACCCGGAAATGCCGTCGGTATCCATCTTGCCCATTGTTCCAACAAGAGAGTTGATAAATAGGACCGGTTGTACCACTTGGATGGTGTACATGCCATTGGCACGAATACGGATAAGTCCTAATTCTTTGTCTCGAAAGGCCACAGGATTTTGAGTGCCCCACTTGAGGTTCGTAAAGTACTTGAGGTTCACCATATATATTTCAGCCCTGAGCGGGCTATTCCCGCGCCAAGGGATAGAAAGAATCTTGGTGAGCAAGGGTAAGTTGGCTGTTTTCAGGGTGAATCTGCCGGGGCCAAAGCAATCACACGCTTTCCCCTGGTAAAACAGGACCGCTGCCTGGCTTTCGCGAACTGTCAATTGAGCGCCAAATTTAATCTCTCCAGAACCGTTCTCGGGTAAGCGATGGACAAGCTCTTTACCGCTTTCATCAAACCACTCAATGTTTTCTAAAAATATGCCACCTTCAAATTGGTTCATGGAGTCTCCTTTTTTGCTTTGGCAAAACTTGCTTCATAGGTAAAAGAATTTATAGTGTGGCTGCAATCATAGCACAACTTCAACCAATCTTCTGCTGGAGAAAACACATCATGGAGTTTAAGGATCTCTGGGATTTAGAAAGCGCAATGGAAGTTCTATCGCATAAAACGGTTGATGGAAAGGTCTGGGTGGAAGCCGTGGAATGGCTCATACTCTATGGTCCACCGGAAATACGGCAATTGCTGCTTGACGCTTCAACCCTTGCGACCAACACTTCATTTCCAGACCTACGGCCAAGTCATTTCACTACAGATGGCCAACCCTGCTACGATATTCGGGATTTGGCAAAGTCACTGAATATTTTAGAGGAAGAGGTAAGAAAACTCCTCAAAGAAAAGGATACGGCAATCCAAGGCATGTTTATTACCGGCTCAAGTGGCAACGAAACGGTACATTGAACAACAAAAACGGGCAAAAATGGACACAAGGAACCGCTGCGACAGAAAATCTATCAACAATAATGATATTTTTCACCCTAGAGCTCGTAGAGCTTCTGGTCATGCAAAGGCTGCTGGCTATTACGAGAAACTTTCTTTTTAATAAAGTCTAAGCTCAAACTGTTCTTGCTGAAAAGATCACCCATTTCTCTTTCTACCTGTTCAGGATCTTCACCAGCCTCCATTCGCGAAAGGGCCTCATCGATTGAACCACCGAGATTTATGCCTGTTTTTGAGGTGAATTTTCGCATAAGAGCCGCCATCTGCTTGGGGTCCTGCTCATTCACATGCTCAGCCTCCCGCATCAATGATTCAAAGGCTCTTTCCATCTTTGTTTCATCAATCCCGGCAAGAGGCTCAGTTTCGTTCTCTTTTGCCTTGCCTATGGTTGCAAATGTTGAAATACGTTTGGCTAAATCTTTTTGCCCACACCGCGGGCAATCAGGTTTCTTGTCGGTATTTACCCGAGACGAATAGAAGTTAAAGATTACATTACAAGAGCTGCAGAAAAACTCATAAA comes from the Desulforhopalus sp. genome and includes:
- a CDS encoding twin-arginine translocase TatA/TatE family subunit, coding for MIFALALSGNDDTRLTATIAKHVNGSHHFEVLVMFGIGLPEMLLIMALALIVIGPDKLPDLARSLAKGLMDLKKTAESLKTSFAEEGNPLSDIRPELEEAANSLKNNLIDVTPGGVLDLPSSTGDTSPADMAAEAYQELLKQTGRTPQHNGGTPESSVQMENLVSDLPDPKDISPPDQTVKTGN
- the tatC gene encoding twin-arginine translocase subunit TatC produces the protein MANYNLQSSIPALERSLELFRPHHLEFRRRLIKIALAIVSCTIVAYIFVEKIAAFCIAPLFAASPLVYRLVYTHLPDAFIAYIKLAFLVGLITSMPIGLYQLWLFIAPGLKKNEKRLAVTVVFWAMLLFTGGACFAFFVVLPKMLVYFMSYANENLEPLPKLSLYLTFVARTILAFGISFQIPFLMVMSGKANLVRPSYFKQKRTYFYIAIIILSFLLTAGDFMATALLAIPLFMLYEGGVFLTTLFTRKKTPAEKTE
- a CDS encoding radical SAM protein — translated: MKNIARTVEFKPGERNVFFHILTACNLSCRHCYINKAQHGVETLSGEQIDRWMTLFADPEKKGNLIFLGGEPTLHQGLPQAIKRAKELGYFVTVDSNGYLFHDFLEKTSPDLLDFLSFSLDGPDAATNDALRGNGVFDVCVANIRKAVAKGFNVSVIYTVSRKNLNALEAMVPLLGALKVKKFFIQVIGMRGNSAQSESDQTLQVGRDQWLAIVPEVARRAADQGIHVTYPQVFLGTNEKFECAGNVAENFFIFPNGRVYQCPLCEDYPINTFRIEDNRLIKNEGLTEDKFFRLDIVEGCVMNKLLQSDNIEYDAQGRPLYKISCCLLKQEIG
- a CDS encoding nucleoside deaminase, yielding MTTHEQFMQSALQQAREALKAGDFPVGCVIELDGRIVATGRRSNTNGRVNEIDHAEITALRDCIISGKVKDMGEVTIYSTMEPCLMCFSTLLVNGVRRFVYGYEDAMGGGTNLPLTSLSPLYRDMQPTIIGAVLREESMALFKEFFSSPGCRYLQDTLLATYTLQHA
- a CDS encoding SPFH domain-containing protein; the encoded protein is MNQFEGGIFLENIEWFDESGKELVHRLPENGSGEIKFGAQLTVRESQAAVLFYQGKACDCFGPGRFTLKTANLPLLTKILSIPWRGNSPLRAEIYMVNLKYFTNLKWGTQNPVAFRDKELGLIRIRANGMYTIQVVQPVLFINSLVGTMGKMDTDGISGYLKMMIVSRFNDYLGQTLDSILDLPGKFDQLSDELQKRLAEDFDNFGLRLSHLYITSITPPDEVQNAIDDRSRLGLIKDMDKLLQMKTAMAMEKAAENQGEAGAGLGMGLGLMMPSIFGLRQTQESAPVSSQSPHIDTVNCPDCHSMIPGTSRFCPLCGHQLIRLVRCSNCGKNLTPKAKFCSQCGQATDQKKSPRICPQCRMENLENAIFCNDCGIKLG
- a CDS encoding zinc ribbon domain-containing protein; the protein is MPIYEFFCSSCNVIFNFYSSRVNTDKKPDCPRCGQKDLAKRISTFATIGKAKENETEPLAGIDETKMERAFESLMREAEHVNEQDPKQMAALMRKFTSKTGINLGGSIDEALSRMEAGEDPEQVEREMGDLFSKNSLSLDFIKKKVSRNSQQPLHDQKLYEL